In Exiguobacterium sibiricum 7-3, a genomic segment contains:
- the murQ gene encoding N-acetylmuramic acid 6-phosphate etherase — translation MLEKLATERRNEKTMRLDDMSVEEMLTVMNAEDQTVAAVIQQEIPVIKQVVDCVIQSFQAGGRLIYIGAGTSGRLGVLDAAECVPTFGVSPDMVVGLIAGGERALIKAVEDLRALQLTANDTVIGIAASGRTPYVIGGLDYAREVGATTAALSCNKQAAISEHADFRIEVETGPEVLTGSTRLKAGTAQKLVLNMISTAAMIGVGKVYQNLMVDVQSTNEKLEIRAKRMIVEATGVDLETAARYFTSANGHVKTAIVMILADVSYTEAVERLQHAHGFVRDAL, via the coding sequence ATGTTAGAGAAATTAGCGACAGAACGCCGGAATGAAAAGACGATGCGTCTCGACGACATGTCGGTCGAAGAAATGTTGACGGTCATGAATGCGGAGGATCAAACGGTCGCTGCTGTCATTCAGCAGGAAATACCGGTCATCAAACAAGTCGTCGATTGCGTCATTCAATCGTTTCAAGCGGGCGGACGATTGATTTACATCGGAGCCGGAACGAGCGGCCGACTCGGTGTGCTCGATGCGGCCGAATGTGTGCCGACGTTCGGGGTCTCACCGGATATGGTCGTCGGCTTGATCGCCGGGGGCGAACGGGCACTGATCAAAGCCGTCGAAGATTTACGGGCACTTCAGCTGACGGCGAATGATACCGTCATCGGCATCGCGGCAAGCGGCCGGACTCCTTACGTGATCGGTGGTCTGGACTATGCCCGTGAAGTCGGTGCGACGACGGCTGCCCTGTCCTGCAACAAGCAGGCGGCGATCAGTGAACACGCGGACTTCCGAATTGAAGTCGAAACCGGACCGGAAGTCTTGACCGGCTCGACACGCCTGAAGGCCGGCACGGCACAAAAGCTCGTGTTGAACATGATTTCGACGGCAGCGATGATTGGTGTCGGGAAGGTCTACCAAAACTTGATGGTCGATGTCCAATCGACGAATGAAAAACTCGAAATTCGGGCCAAACGAATGATCGTGGAAGCGACAGGGGTTGATCTTGAGACAGCCGCGCGTTATTTCACATCGGCGAATGGTCACGTCAAGACGGCGATCGTCATGATTTTAGCGGACGTTTCGTATACTGAGGCAGTCGAACGATTACAACATGCGCACGGATTCGTCCGCGACGCGCTTTAA
- a CDS encoding glycoside hydrolase family 3 protein, with protein MGQKLNWTATLGLTTALLAASLPMQPVAAETTPSVTERVDAQLEQMTLEQKIGQMIMPDFRLWDGVNHTKLAPEVGRVIDRFDLGGVILFAENVSETEQTTKLVHDLQEVVKQDTSNDIPLFVTIDQEGGIVTRLGTGTNLPGNMALGATRSASYAEAAGGIIGSELHALGINVNFGPVLDVNNNPGNPVIGVRSFSSDPNLVGELGSAMTQGIQKQGVAATAKHFPGHGDTAVDSHYGLPVVDKSLAELKRLELIPFKRAIAEGIDMVMTGHIGMPQIEDEVVESTQGTFPLPATLSDDVITGVLREELGYQGLVITDALNMQAIADNFTESEAVIKTFKAGVDIALMPTILRSTQDVTKLETIFDDVIEAVESGELSEADIDQSVSRILTLKATRGIWNETDTPVTLDEKLAQAKTIVGSPEHKALERKMTEAAVTLVKNDKKTLPFKPKKGETILVLSPAKDQTDSMVKTIQSLEKNAGNLKHVNILTENYTASTPHLEQNPNLQEKIAAADYIIVGSNVNNSDKLKATSADHYVPAEVFRQAKRTKTPSVLLSLRNPYDVAVQPDAKAQLLVYGFKGDPNGPDSEAGNTKSAGPNLPAGIRAIFGEVKPQGKLPVDVPKFKDGTFRNKLHLEFGDGFRNWNR; from the coding sequence CAGAAGATCGGACAAATGATCATGCCGGATTTCCGGTTATGGGACGGGGTCAATCATACGAAGCTGGCACCGGAAGTCGGACGGGTCATCGACCGGTTTGATTTAGGGGGCGTCATCCTGTTTGCGGAAAATGTCAGCGAGACGGAGCAGACAACGAAACTGGTCCATGACTTGCAGGAGGTCGTCAAGCAGGATACAAGCAACGATATCCCGTTGTTCGTGACGATTGACCAAGAAGGTGGCATCGTGACACGACTCGGAACGGGAACGAATTTGCCGGGTAATATGGCACTTGGAGCGACTCGCAGTGCATCCTACGCTGAGGCGGCAGGAGGAATCATCGGCTCCGAATTGCATGCACTCGGCATCAATGTCAACTTTGGTCCGGTCCTGGACGTCAACAACAATCCGGGCAATCCCGTCATCGGTGTTCGTTCGTTTTCAAGTGATCCGAACCTGGTTGGGGAACTGGGCTCGGCCATGACGCAAGGCATTCAGAAGCAAGGAGTCGCTGCGACGGCAAAACACTTCCCGGGACACGGGGATACGGCAGTTGACTCGCATTACGGCTTGCCGGTCGTCGATAAATCACTGGCCGAACTGAAACGGCTGGAACTGATTCCGTTTAAACGGGCGATTGCCGAAGGAATCGATATGGTTATGACGGGACATATCGGGATGCCGCAGATCGAGGATGAGGTCGTCGAATCGACACAAGGCACGTTCCCGTTACCGGCGACGTTATCAGATGACGTCATCACCGGCGTCTTGCGGGAAGAGCTTGGGTATCAGGGACTTGTCATTACCGATGCCTTGAACATGCAGGCGATTGCTGACAACTTCACGGAGTCGGAAGCCGTCATCAAAACGTTTAAAGCCGGCGTCGATATCGCCTTGATGCCGACGATTCTCCGGTCGACACAAGACGTGACGAAACTCGAGACGATTTTTGACGATGTGATCGAAGCTGTCGAAAGCGGTGAGCTGTCGGAAGCGGACATCGATCAGTCTGTCTCGCGGATTTTGACGTTAAAAGCAACACGCGGCATTTGGAATGAAACGGACACACCGGTCACGCTCGATGAAAAACTGGCACAAGCGAAAACAATTGTCGGCAGTCCGGAACATAAGGCACTTGAGCGGAAAATGACGGAAGCGGCGGTCACGCTCGTCAAAAATGACAAGAAAACATTACCGTTCAAACCCAAAAAAGGGGAGACGATCCTGGTCCTGTCACCGGCAAAAGATCAGACGGACAGTATGGTCAAGACAATCCAGTCGCTTGAGAAAAACGCGGGCAATTTGAAACACGTGAACATATTGACAGAAAATTATACGGCGTCGACGCCGCATCTGGAGCAAAATCCGAATCTGCAAGAAAAGATCGCAGCTGCGGACTACATCATCGTCGGCTCAAACGTTAACAACAGTGACAAGCTGAAAGCGACATCGGCGGACCATTATGTTCCGGCGGAAGTGTTCCGTCAGGCGAAACGCACAAAAACACCGTCCGTTCTGCTCAGTCTCCGAAACCCTTATGATGTCGCCGTGCAACCGGACGCGAAAGCGCAACTGCTTGTCTACGGCTTTAAGGGAGATCCCAATGGTCCGGACTCGGAAGCCGGGAACACGAAATCAGCCGGACCGAATTTACCGGCAGGAATCCGCGCCATCTTTGGTGAAGTGAAACCACAAGGAAAACTGCCGGTTGATGTACCGAAGTTCAAAGACGGTACGTTCCGGAACAAACTTCACCTCGAGTTTGGGGATGGGTTCCGCAACTGGAACCGGTAA
- a CDS encoding PTS transporter subunit EIIC has translation MKKEEVLASAILEHVGGKDNLRQLAHCMTRVRLSLKDPTKADIQALKQIDGVMGVIDDETLQIVVGPGTVNRVADHLSRETGLAIGEESVDENLTFEERAAIERQKVKDKQKSPFKRFLRRLGNIFIPLIPGLVASGIINGAANFAKNAGVDATETWMQILLLIGSTVFAYLAILVGWNTAKEFGGTPVLGAIAGGILFNPLLVDIIIYGEPLVVGRGGLFGVIFAAWLMTYLEKHIRRFMPVSIDIIFTPLFTVLIVGFTALYAIMPVAGVLSDGIMKAINVILEVGGPLAGAVLAGFFLPLVMVGLHHGLTPIHLELLNTIGNTALLPILAMAGAGQVGAAMAIFVKTRNQRLRNIIKGAIPVGFLGIGEPLLYGVTLPLGRPFLTACMGAAVGGAFQATMKTAALGVGVSGLSLTPLIDNGMYLTYIGGLVISYVFGFLFTFWFGFKEEMADGI, from the coding sequence ATGAAGAAGGAAGAAGTGCTCGCATCCGCCATCCTTGAACATGTCGGGGGAAAAGACAATCTCCGGCAACTGGCCCATTGTATGACACGTGTCCGGTTGTCGCTGAAAGATCCGACGAAAGCGGACATCCAGGCCCTCAAACAAATTGACGGTGTCATGGGGGTCATCGATGACGAGACCCTGCAAATCGTTGTTGGACCAGGAACGGTCAACCGGGTGGCCGATCATTTGAGTCGTGAGACGGGGCTTGCAATCGGTGAAGAGTCGGTCGATGAGAATCTGACGTTTGAAGAACGGGCTGCCATCGAACGGCAAAAAGTGAAGGACAAACAAAAGTCACCGTTCAAACGTTTTTTACGCCGTTTGGGAAATATCTTCATCCCGCTCATTCCGGGACTCGTCGCGTCGGGGATCATCAATGGAGCGGCGAACTTCGCGAAAAACGCCGGAGTTGATGCGACAGAAACGTGGATGCAGATTCTGTTATTGATCGGTAGTACCGTCTTTGCCTACTTAGCGATTCTCGTCGGTTGGAATACGGCGAAGGAATTTGGTGGCACACCGGTTCTCGGCGCAATTGCCGGCGGAATTCTATTTAATCCGTTACTTGTCGATATAATTATTTACGGTGAACCGCTAGTCGTCGGTCGGGGTGGTTTGTTTGGGGTCATCTTTGCCGCCTGGTTGATGACGTATCTGGAAAAACATATTCGCCGGTTCATGCCGGTCTCGATTGATATCATCTTTACACCACTCTTTACTGTTTTGATTGTCGGCTTTACGGCACTCTATGCGATCATGCCGGTCGCGGGGGTCTTGTCTGACGGCATCATGAAGGCAATCAACGTGATTCTTGAAGTCGGTGGTCCGCTTGCCGGTGCCGTCCTCGCCGGATTCTTCCTGCCGCTCGTCATGGTCGGTCTCCATCACGGATTGACACCGATTCATTTGGAGCTGTTAAATACGATTGGCAACACGGCACTGCTACCGATTCTTGCGATGGCGGGAGCCGGGCAAGTCGGGGCAGCGATGGCGATTTTCGTCAAGACACGGAATCAACGGTTGCGCAACATCATCAAGGGGGCAATTCCGGTCGGGTTCCTCGGTATCGGCGAACCGTTACTTTACGGGGTCACCTTACCGCTCGGCCGTCCATTCCTGACAGCTTGTATGGGAGCAGCAGTCGGCGGAGCCTTCCAGGCGACGATGAAGACAGCAGCGCTTGGCGTCGGCGTATCCGGTCTGTCGTTGACACCGTTGATCGATAACGGGATGTACCTGACGTACATCGGCGGGCTTGTCATCTCGTACGTCTTCGGTTTCCTGTTTACATTCTGGTTTGGTTTCAAGGAAGAAATGGCGGACGGGATTTAA